Sequence from the Candidatus Binataceae bacterium genome:
GGTATCCTTGGCTCCGCGAAATGCTCCTCGGAGTCTCTGTAAGAAAAAACAGCGCAGGACACCCCATGCCTCGCTCGGCTTCAGATCGCATGCTGACTGCCCTGTCGTCGGACGAGAGTCCCACACCATCCGACGCGGCGAGCCAGCCACTTGCCGCTACTCTCGGTCGGCAGAGACCCTAAGTACGCGTACTATCAATCAGCGGTTTGCGTGACAGAAAACAGCTAGGGGTTGTTCTTTTGCGATTCAGCCGCCGGAATCATAACGGTTACGGTCGTGCCGACGCCTACCCGGCTTTCGATCTTTAATGAGCCCTGATGGAGCTGGACTATATGCTTCACGATCGCCAGGCCCAGGCCCGTGCCACCTAGTTCCCGGGAGCGGGCGCGGTCTACACGGTAGAATCGTTCCGTCAGGCGCGGGATGTCTCGTTCCGGGATACCCTCGCCGGTGTCGGCGATCATTAGTGCGATCGCTGGCGTTGCCTTCCCGGTTCCATTAAGGGTTGCGGTCTTCGCCGATGCGGTCACGTGCCCACCCCGCGGCGTGTATTTGATGGCGTTATCGATCAAGTTAACCATGACCTGATGCAGGCGGTCATGATCGCCGAATAGCTTGGGCAATCCTTCGCAAAGCTGCACTTCCAAGTGGACGCCCTCGTGAGCCGCCGCGACCTTCATCAGCTCCGCCGCTTCACCGATGACGCTGGGCGCCTCGAGATCTTCAAAATGCAGCGCGCTGTGGCCGCGCTCAAGTTCGGAGAGCGAGATCAAGTCGTCGAGCAATCGGGCGAGGCGGCGCGCCTGACGATCGATTATGCCGAGGAAGCGGCGCTGCGTCTCGCTGTCATCCACACCCTGCACCAGCGTCTCCGCGTATCCATACAGAGCAGCCAGGGGCGTGCGTAGTTCGTGGGTCAGATTGGAAATGAAGTCGCTGCGCACCGTTTCATACGCCTTGAGCTGGGTCACGTCATGAAACACAAATACCCATGCACCATGGTGGGTCATGCTTACGGGCGCGGCACTCGCCGCCACGTAGCGCTGGGCGGGATTCTGAATCATGAACTCCCTAGAAAGTACTTCGCTCGCGTTGCGCATCGCTTGTGCAACAAAATCCTGGAGGAGTGGATCGCGGCATAGCTCGACGAAGTCGCGCCCGGCGTAGTCGGTTTCATGGTCCAGGGCGAACATGCGTCGCGCTGCACCGTTGAGCAGCACGACCTCGCCGCGACCGCCCGTGACCACGACCGCCTCGGTCATGCTGCGCAGAATCGCTTCGAATTCGTCACGTTGGTCGGTCAGAGACTGGACTTCGGCGACAATCGAATCGGCGGCGTCGAGGAGCCTGTGCTCGGCGCGCGCGACCGCGTCACGATTTTGACGCATCAGGTGGGGTGGTGCCTGTCGGGCTTCCAGGGCCTCCGCGACCGCATCTATCCGTTCGGCTCGTCGTTGCCAATCACCGACGACGGCCACTGCCGCGATGGCACCGACCCCGAGTCCGGCGGTTGACACTCCAATAACCAGCCAGATCGAGACGGTGCCCATCGCTGCCAACACCGCAAGCAAGAGCACCTCGGGGAAGAGACCCGCAACAACCGCAAGAACTACACGCAGCCGGTACGAGTTAGCCAAGCGCCTCCGGGTTGAACCGATAACCCACACTGCGAACCGTCAGAATCAGTTCCGGGTTCGCGTCGTCGCGTTCGATATGCTGGCGAAGCCGCCGCACGTGCACATCAACCGTCCGCGGTTCCACGAAGGTATCGCGCCCCCAGACCATATCGAGTAACTGTTCTCTCGTATAGACCCGCATCGGATGCTGGACAAAAAACTTGAGCAATTCGAATTCGCGCAGCGCGAGTTCGCGCCGCTTGCCTTCGACGAACACCTGATATGTCCCGAAATCGATCCTCAGGCGGCCGCGTTCGTACAGACCGGCCGATTCCTGATCGGCGTTGGGATTGGCGCGGCGCAGCAAGGCCTTGACACGCGCGACCACTTCCCGCGGGCTGAACGGTTTGACCACGTAGTCGTCGGCGCCCATTTCGAGGCCGAGCACCTTATCGACCTCGGTACCCTTGGCCGTGACCACCAGGATCGGAAGGGTCGCGGTATCGCGACCGGCGCGCATTTGCCGGCAGATTTCTAGGCCCGGAATCCCGGGGAGCATCAGGTCGAGCAGCAACAGGTCCGGCACCCGACGCCGGATGCGCTCGAGCGCTTGCGCACCATCGCTGGCCTCCTCCACCAGAAAGCCTTCGCGCTCGAGGTTGTAGCGCATCAGCTCACGGATATCCGCCTCATCCTCCACGATCAGCACGCGAGGGCGCGCGCCGCCGCGACGTTCTTCCTGCACACTTTGTTGATTCATTGCGGGTTCTTGTCCATGTGACGAACGACTTTTCCTTTGACCATGAAAATCACCATCTCGGCGATATTGGTCGCGTGATCGGCAATCCGTTCCATGTACTTCGAAATAAACAGCAGCCGCGTGGCCGCGCCGATGGTGTGTGCGTCCTCGGCCATGTAGCTGAGCAGTTCGCGATATATCTGGTAGTTAAGCGCATCGACTTCGTCGTCGCGGTCGATTACCTGCTGTGCCAGCTCCGCGTCGTTGCGCATGAAGGCGTCAATAGAGTCCTTGACCATCGACTGCGCTACCTCTGCCATCCGCGGCAAATCCACGTACGGTTTGAGCTGTGGCACCTCGTTGAGCTCGAGCGCACGCTCGCAGATGTTGACCGCGTTGTCGCCGATTCGCTCCAGGTCGGTGGTGATCTTGAGTCCGGTGGTGATGAAGCGAAGGTCGCTGGCGGTCGGCTGATGAAGTGCGAGGAGGCGGATACACTGTTCGTCATTGGCGACGTCCATGTGATTCACTTCGTCGTCGCGGTT
This genomic interval carries:
- a CDS encoding ATP-binding protein, producing MANSYRLRVVLAVVAGLFPEVLLLAVLAAMGTVSIWLVIGVSTAGLGVGAIAAVAVVGDWQRRAERIDAVAEALEARQAPPHLMRQNRDAVARAEHRLLDAADSIVAEVQSLTDQRDEFEAILRSMTEAVVVTGGRGEVVLLNGAARRMFALDHETDYAGRDFVELCRDPLLQDFVAQAMRNASEVLSREFMIQNPAQRYVAASAAPVSMTHHGAWVFVFHDVTQLKAYETVRSDFISNLTHELRTPLAALYGYAETLVQGVDDSETQRRFLGIIDRQARRLARLLDDLISLSELERGHSALHFEDLEAPSVIGEAAELMKVAAAHEGVHLEVQLCEGLPKLFGDHDRLHQVMVNLIDNAIKYTPRGGHVTASAKTATLNGTGKATPAIALMIADTGEGIPERDIPRLTERFYRVDRARSRELGGTGLGLAIVKHIVQLHQGSLKIESRVGVGTTVTVMIPAAESQKNNP
- a CDS encoding response regulator, producing MNQQSVQEERRGGARPRVLIVEDEADIRELMRYNLEREGFLVEEASDGAQALERIRRRVPDLLLLDLMLPGIPGLEICRQMRAGRDTATLPILVVTAKGTEVDKVLGLEMGADDYVVKPFSPREVVARVKALLRRANPNADQESAGLYERGRLRIDFGTYQVFVEGKRRELALREFELLKFFVQHPMRVYTREQLLDMVWGRDTFVEPRTVDVHVRRLRQHIERDDANPELILTVRSVGYRFNPEALG
- the phoU gene encoding phosphate signaling complex protein PhoU; the protein is MDPTQPQHTNRQYEEDLRGLRAGLLKMGGLVERQIAEAMEALVDRDSPHAREVINRDDEVNHMDVANDEQCIRLLALHQPTASDLRFITTGLKITTDLERIGDNAVNICERALELNEVPQLKPYVDLPRMAEVAQSMVKDSIDAFMRNDAELAQQVIDRDDEVDALNYQIYRELLSYMAEDAHTIGAATRLLFISKYMERIADHATNIAEMVIFMVKGKVVRHMDKNPQ